A DNA window from Salvelinus namaycush isolate Seneca unplaced genomic scaffold, SaNama_1.0 Scaffold374, whole genome shotgun sequence contains the following coding sequences:
- the LOC120040700 gene encoding intelectin-like, which yields MYRGNNTSVAVQAVHEGRHAVGVGPSFQSLRTDFNSLERLRNRTRYVARSCKETRDRYNQHEDGLYYLTTTSGVVYQTFCDMTTAGGGWTLVASVHENNMYGKCTVGDRWSSEQGSNPNRPDGEGNWANRVTFGTAEGATSDDFKNPGYYDIVAEDMSVWHVPNNSPMEHWNLASVLRYHTERRFLTLHGGNLHQLFKTHPVRYNVGSCSNRGPSVPVVYDHGDTETTRQLYGPSSRSEFQPGFITFRAINYERAAMAICSGVKPTGCNTEHYCIGGGGHFPEDAPSQCGDFTGFDTNGYGTNTGVSASREITEAAVLLFYR from the exons TAGCCGTGCAGGCGGTCCACGAGGGCAGACATGCAGTCGGGGTTGGGCCCAGTTTCCAGTCTCTCAGAACTGACTTCAACAGCTTGGAGAGGCTGAGGAACAGAACACGATACGTTGCCAGGAGCTGTAAAGAAACAAGGGACAGATATAACCAACACGAag ATGGTCTGTACTACCTGACTACGACCAGCGGGGTGGTGTACCAGACCTTCTGTGACATGACCACAGCGGGCGGCGGCTGGACCCTGGTGGCGAGCGTGCACGAGAACAACATGTATGGGAAGTGCACGGTGGGTGACCGCTGGTCCAGTGAGCAGGGTAGTAACCCCAACCGGCCAGACGGAGAAGGGAACTGGGCCAACAGGGTCACCTTTGGAACAGCAGAGGGCGCCACCTCTGACGACTTCAAG aACCCTGGGTATTATGACATCGTGGCGGAGGACATGTCTGTGTGGCACGTTCCCAACAACTCTCCTATGGAACACTGGAACCTGGCGTCCGTCCTGCGTTACCACACAGAGAGACGCTTCCTCACCCTGCACGGAGGCAACCTGCACCAACTCTTCAAG ACCCACCCGGTGAGATACAATGTGGGGTCTTGCAGCAACAGAGGACCATCCGTTCCTGTTGTCTATGACCATGGAGACACAGAAACCACCAGACAGCTGTATGGACCCAGCTCAAGAA GTGAGTTTCAACCTGGCTTCATCACGTTCAGAGCCATAAATTATGAACGAGCAGCCATGGCCATCTGCTCTGGGGTCAAACCAACTGGCTGTAACACTGAACAT tactgTATAGGTGGTGGTGGACACTTCCCTGAGGATGCTCCCAGTCAGTGTGGTGACTTCACTGGCTTTGACACGAACGGTTACGGGACCAACACAGGCGTTAGTGCGTCCAGGGAGATCACCGAAGCTGCTGTCCTGCTCTTCTACCGTTAA